The following proteins are encoded in a genomic region of Aquifex aeolicus VF5:
- a CDS encoding carbon starvation CstA family protein: MHALPLIGIAFLLYAFGYFVYSKYLAEKIFQLDDSRPTPAKEINDGVDYVPTNKWILLGHHFTSITGAGPIVGPAIAVIWGWLPAFLWVVLGAVFIGGVHDFTALVTSIRHKGKSIGTILGEYAGEKARVLFLLLLLALAILVNAVFAYVISLLFVKYPSSVLPAWLVIPLAVIFGFSVYRLRVNFLILTVIFLSILYFGIYLGSVSPIDVKPLAESLGLSPIMLWIIVLFTYAFFASSLPVWVLLQPRDFLNGLQLLILLILLYIGAVIANPKIVAPAVNLNPEGAPPIFPFLFITIACGALSGFHALVSSGTSSKQLEKESDARAVGYLGFMGESSLALAVIIATTAGIAMFSAEKFQELYSSWSSIKSSSLVAVVDGGANLLGAVGIPVDFGKTVIATLVVLFAATTMDTSVRIQRYILGELGEIYGVRLLTNPWVASGVAVLTSMALVLSKEGGKGGMVFWPVFGAANQLLAGLALLIGYLYLKRVNRPTLPILIPMIFVLFITSLAMAMNAWNNLMKGDLLLFSVSFIILLLEMFIIFESFRAVRRAPAF, translated from the coding sequence ATGCATGCCCTTCCGTTAATAGGGATTGCTTTCCTTCTTTACGCTTTCGGTTACTTCGTTTACTCAAAGTATCTGGCAGAAAAGATTTTTCAGCTTGACGATTCAAGACCTACTCCTGCAAAGGAAATAAACGACGGGGTTGATTACGTTCCTACGAACAAGTGGATACTTCTCGGACACCACTTTACTTCTATAACGGGAGCGGGACCTATTGTGGGACCTGCAATAGCTGTTATATGGGGATGGCTTCCTGCCTTTTTGTGGGTGGTTCTGGGAGCTGTATTCATCGGTGGAGTTCACGACTTTACCGCTCTTGTAACGTCTATAAGACATAAAGGAAAGTCCATCGGGACTATCCTCGGTGAATACGCAGGAGAAAAGGCGAGGGTCTTATTTTTACTCCTCCTGCTTGCCCTTGCGATACTCGTTAACGCGGTTTTCGCTTACGTGATTTCCCTTCTCTTTGTAAAGTATCCCTCAAGTGTGCTTCCCGCGTGGCTTGTAATTCCACTCGCCGTGATTTTCGGTTTTAGCGTTTACAGGCTAAGGGTGAACTTCTTAATCCTTACGGTAATTTTTCTGAGTATCCTGTATTTTGGTATTTACCTCGGGAGTGTATCCCCGATAGATGTAAAGCCTTTAGCAGAGTCTCTGGGACTTTCTCCCATAATGTTGTGGATAATCGTTCTCTTTACTTACGCCTTTTTTGCCTCATCTCTGCCCGTTTGGGTTTTGCTCCAGCCGAGGGACTTCTTAAACGGTTTGCAACTCCTTATCCTTCTTATTTTACTCTACATCGGTGCGGTAATTGCAAATCCTAAGATAGTAGCCCCTGCGGTTAATTTAAATCCGGAGGGAGCACCGCCTATATTCCCGTTTCTGTTTATAACGATAGCCTGCGGGGCGCTGAGTGGTTTTCACGCTTTGGTGTCTTCGGGAACTTCATCAAAACAGCTTGAAAAGGAGAGCGACGCGAGGGCGGTCGGGTATCTCGGATTTATGGGTGAAAGCTCCCTCGCCCTTGCGGTTATAATCGCAACCACTGCGGGAATAGCCATGTTTTCCGCTGAAAAGTTCCAGGAACTCTACTCTTCGTGGTCCTCCATAAAGTCCTCAAGTCTCGTTGCAGTAGTTGACGGCGGGGCTAATCTGCTCGGTGCCGTCGGCATTCCCGTAGACTTCGGGAAAACTGTAATTGCCACTCTTGTTGTTCTCTTTGCAGCAACTACTATGGACACGAGCGTGAGGATACAGAGGTATATCCTCGGAGAGCTCGGAGAGATATACGGGGTGCGTTTGCTTACGAACCCTTGGGTAGCTTCCGGAGTTGCGGTACTGACGTCCATGGCTCTTGTTCTTTCCAAAGAAGGCGGGAAGGGTGGTATGGTTTTCTGGCCCGTTTTCGGTGCTGCAAACCAGCTTCTCGCTGGGCTCGCTCTCCTGATAGGATACCTTTACCTAAAAAGGGTAAACAGGCCTACTCTCCCTATCCTGATTCCCATGATTTTCGTTCTCTTTATAACTTCCCTCGCCATGGCTATGAACGCTTGGAACAACTTAATGAAGGGAGACTTACTCCTCTTTTCCGTTAGCTTTATAATACTGCTCCTTGAAATGTTTATAATCTTTGAGTCCTTCAGGGCTGTCAGGCGTGCTCCCGCTTTTTAA
- a CDS encoding preprotein translocase subunit TatA, whose protein sequence is MELQILLILIIAFIFLGPEGMLNVATKLGELARQARELIDQLRMEAYMEEFNKKILEEEKRMKEEEAPPEDIAEELKEELEDVLEEEKEEKKEDESGKTPGNASNGTSERA, encoded by the coding sequence ATGGAACTTCAGATACTGCTCATTCTTATAATAGCTTTTATATTTCTCGGACCCGAAGGTATGCTCAACGTTGCCACAAAACTCGGCGAACTCGCCCGTCAGGCGAGGGAATTAATAGACCAGCTCAGAATGGAAGCTTATATGGAAGAATTTAATAAAAAAATCCTTGAAGAAGAAAAAAGAATGAAAGAGGAAGAAGCACCTCCCGAGGACATAGCCGAGGAATTAAAGGAGGAGCTAGAAGACGTTTTAGAAGAAGAAAAGGAGGAGAAGAAGGAAGATGAGTCAGGAAAAACTCCCGGAAATGCCTCTAACGGAACATCTGAGAGAGCTTAG
- the tatC gene encoding twin-arginine translocase subunit TatC, which produces MPLTEHLRELRYRLIISIIAFLIGSGIAFYFAKYVFEILKEPILKSYPEVELITLSPTEPLFILIKISLAVGFIIASPVILYQFWRFIEPALYSHEKRAFIPLLLGSILLFMLGALFAYFIVLPLALKFLLGLGFTQLLATPYLSVDMYISFVLKLVVAFGIAFEMPIVLYVLQKAGVITPEQLASFRKYFIVIAFVIGAIIAPDVSTQVLMAIPLLLLYEISIFLGKLATRKKKEIQKA; this is translated from the coding sequence ATGCCTCTAACGGAACATCTGAGAGAGCTTAGGTATCGTTTAATAATATCTATAATTGCCTTCCTTATAGGCTCCGGGATAGCCTTTTACTTTGCAAAGTACGTGTTTGAAATTTTAAAAGAACCCATCCTGAAGTCCTACCCCGAAGTGGAATTAATAACTCTATCTCCCACAGAACCTCTCTTTATACTCATAAAGATATCTTTAGCGGTTGGATTTATAATCGCCTCTCCCGTAATACTTTACCAGTTCTGGCGTTTTATAGAGCCAGCCCTTTACTCCCATGAAAAAAGAGCTTTTATCCCGCTGCTTCTTGGTTCAATACTTCTCTTTATGCTTGGTGCATTGTTTGCCTACTTTATTGTCCTGCCTTTAGCCCTTAAGTTCTTGCTCGGCCTTGGATTTACTCAGCTCCTTGCAACTCCTTACCTTTCAGTTGATATGTACATAAGCTTTGTCCTTAAACTTGTTGTGGCCTTCGGCATAGCTTTTGAGATGCCCATAGTCCTTTACGTTCTACAAAAAGCAGGAGTAATCACCCCCGAGCAGTTAGCGAGTTTCAGAAAGTACTTCATAGTTATAGCCTTCGTGATAGGTGCGATAATCGCTCCGGATGTTTCCACACAGGTTTTGATGGCTATTCCTCTTCTTCTCCTGTACGAGATATCCATCTTCCTTGGAAAACTGGCTACGAGGAAGAAGAAGGAAATTCAAAAGGCATAA
- a CDS encoding SulP family inorganic anion transporter: MSFSIKFPFLMWFKNYSKEGFIRDLIAGITVAAVYVPQSMAYAMLAGMPPIHGLYVAFIATIVAAIFGSSRYLNTGPVAMTCLLSASVLYGIGFEPQTPEWIKYMALLALMVGLIRLTVGLFKLGFIVDLISNSVVVGFTAAGALVIALSQFKHFFGYEVKSSTHIFEVVMDLVSKIEMTNPYTLAIGVLAYFLIWGSRRISVYLPGALIAVVVTSLLVYWYKLYDKGVAIVGEVPQGLPSPEPPPLDFAMMSKMWGGAFVVAFFGLIEAVAIAKTLAIRVGDKWDPNQELIGQGLANVAVSFFKGFPAGGSFSRSSLNFALGAVSPLASVISGALVGLTLFLFAPAFYYLPKATLAAIVLSAVVNLIRPQDILKLYRINKIDGVVAGLTFLSVFFMDLWVAITLGVLLSLGSFVYKTMYPRIVTLTRDPVTRTFVNAEKRGLPECPQIMFIRPNMSIYFGNAQYVYDYIMNKVEDALFNGRPLKFVLIDMEAVNYVDATGAETIVRLVKDIKQKGVEVAFANIGCDVYPILENAGFDEVVNQDLVFNAKGEAIGKLFEKLDHDYCREKCPYAVFDECLEVKPPEKVQELKKAS; the protein is encoded by the coding sequence GTGAGTTTCAGCATCAAATTTCCCTTTTTAATGTGGTTTAAAAACTACTCAAAGGAAGGTTTCATAAGGGATTTAATAGCAGGTATCACTGTAGCGGCGGTTTACGTTCCCCAGTCAATGGCTTACGCAATGCTCGCGGGAATGCCGCCCATCCACGGTCTTTACGTCGCCTTCATAGCAACGATAGTCGCAGCGATCTTCGGAAGTTCGCGGTACCTTAACACAGGTCCCGTTGCAATGACATGCCTTCTTTCGGCGTCCGTTCTGTACGGAATAGGCTTTGAACCTCAGACACCCGAATGGATAAAGTACATGGCACTCCTCGCCCTTATGGTGGGACTCATAAGGTTAACGGTAGGGCTTTTTAAGCTGGGTTTTATCGTGGATCTCATATCAAACAGCGTAGTCGTGGGTTTTACCGCAGCGGGTGCTCTCGTTATAGCCCTTTCCCAGTTCAAACACTTCTTCGGATACGAAGTAAAGAGTTCCACACACATATTCGAGGTTGTTATGGATCTTGTAAGCAAAATAGAGATGACCAACCCCTACACCCTTGCTATCGGAGTCCTCGCCTACTTCCTCATCTGGGGTTCTAGGAGAATAAGCGTATACCTTCCCGGTGCTTTAATAGCTGTTGTAGTTACTTCCTTACTCGTTTACTGGTACAAGCTTTACGATAAAGGTGTTGCGATAGTGGGAGAAGTTCCACAGGGTCTTCCTTCTCCAGAACCGCCACCCCTTGACTTTGCCATGATGAGCAAGATGTGGGGTGGAGCTTTCGTCGTTGCGTTTTTTGGATTAATTGAAGCTGTGGCAATAGCAAAAACCCTCGCCATAAGGGTTGGTGACAAGTGGGATCCCAATCAGGAACTTATTGGTCAGGGTCTTGCAAACGTAGCTGTTTCCTTCTTTAAAGGCTTTCCAGCCGGTGGTTCTTTCTCCCGTTCCTCCCTTAACTTTGCACTTGGTGCTGTTTCCCCGCTTGCAAGTGTGATATCTGGTGCACTTGTTGGACTAACGCTATTTTTATTTGCTCCTGCCTTCTACTATCTTCCTAAAGCTACTCTCGCTGCAATAGTCCTTTCCGCAGTTGTTAACCTAATAAGACCTCAGGATATTCTAAAACTTTACAGGATAAACAAAATAGACGGTGTGGTTGCAGGACTCACCTTTTTATCCGTATTCTTTATGGATCTTTGGGTGGCTATCACCTTGGGAGTTCTCCTGTCCTTGGGAAGCTTTGTTTACAAGACTATGTACCCGCGTATAGTAACCTTAACAAGGGATCCCGTTACGAGAACCTTTGTAAATGCTGAGAAGAGAGGTCTGCCTGAGTGTCCCCAGATAATGTTCATAAGACCTAACATGTCCATATACTTCGGAAACGCCCAGTACGTCTACGACTACATAATGAACAAGGTGGAAGATGCCCTGTTTAATGGAAGACCCCTTAAGTTCGTCCTAATAGACATGGAAGCCGTTAACTACGTTGACGCTACAGGTGCGGAAACAATAGTGAGGCTTGTGAAAGACATAAAACAGAAGGGAGTAGAAGTCGCTTTTGCAAACATAGGTTGTGACGTTTACCCAATCCTCGAAAACGCGGGATTCGACGAAGTAGTTAATCAGGATCTTGTATTCAACGCAAAAGGAGAAGCCATCGGAAAACTCTTTGAAAAGCTCGATCACGATTACTGCCGAGAAAAGTGTCCTTACGCTGTATTTGACGAGTGTCTTGAGGTGAAACCGCCCGAAAAAGTTCAGGAGTTAAAGAAAGCGTCTTGA
- a CDS encoding class I SAM-dependent methyltransferase — protein sequence MDTSFNMLKVAKERGIKVALAKGENLPFKSETFDSVFLVVTICFVENPKQVLKEAHRVLKRDGKLYLGLILKESKWAKFYEEKAKNGHPFYKHARFYSFFELKEMVKDIFSFEEMKSTLLEEPQDSEPVKNKEIKPGFYENSGFTCIRLSKKL from the coding sequence GTGGATACTTCCTTCAACATGCTCAAAGTCGCAAAAGAAAGGGGGATTAAGGTCGCACTGGCAAAGGGAGAAAATCTTCCCTTTAAATCCGAAACTTTTGACAGCGTTTTCCTCGTGGTTACCATTTGCTTTGTAGAAAATCCCAAACAAGTCCTCAAAGAAGCTCACAGAGTTCTAAAAAGGGACGGAAAACTTTACCTCGGGTTGATACTAAAAGAAAGCAAGTGGGCAAAGTTTTACGAGGAGAAGGCAAAAAATGGGCATCCTTTCTACAAACACGCGAGGTTTTACTCGTTCTTTGAGCTGAAAGAAATGGTAAAAGATATTTTTTCCTTCGAGGAGATGAAAAGTACTCTCCTTGAAGAACCGCAGGACTCAGAACCTGTAAAGAATAAGGAGATAAAGCCCGGATTTTACGAAAATTCCGGTTTTACGTGTATAAGGCTTTCTAAAAAGCTTTAA
- a CDS encoding M16 family metallopeptidase encodes MIKFLILGVILMVQVLTAQELYIRDLPNGAKLIVKPRDDTEAVALHVWFRVGSVYEKYDEKGMAHFLEHMLFNGTEKYKYGEIDRIIESLGGNINAGTSKDYTYYHVEIAHPYWKQALEVLYQLTMKATLDEEMIEKEKPIVIEELRRGKDNPTTVLWEEFEKLVYKVSPYRFPIIGFEETIRKFTREKLLKFYKSFYQPRNMAVVIVGKVNPKEVEEEVMKTFGKEEGRPVPKVQIPTEPEQIGIRFKKLKDPRIEKAYWIIGWRVPAIGKTDYKGLLVFSEILCGGRISVFYRELREKGLVYSYSCGDMGRPRDNIFIITATFPPENYEKVKKRVFELLKETYENLTDEQVEEAKSRIINSRLFEEERVENDAFDIGYSYTVVRDLDFYRFFDKNLSRVRRVDVMRIFERYIKEDKYSEILMVPEDGNKAE; translated from the coding sequence ATGATTAAGTTCTTAATTCTGGGGGTTATCTTGATGGTTCAGGTTCTGACAGCTCAAGAGCTTTACATAAGAGACCTTCCAAACGGTGCAAAACTCATAGTAAAGCCAAGGGACGACACCGAAGCGGTTGCCCTTCATGTCTGGTTCAGGGTGGGATCGGTTTACGAGAAGTACGACGAGAAGGGAATGGCTCACTTTCTGGAGCACATGCTCTTTAACGGAACTGAGAAGTACAAGTACGGGGAGATAGACAGGATAATAGAGAGTTTAGGGGGAAACATAAACGCCGGAACTTCAAAGGATTACACCTACTACCACGTGGAAATAGCCCACCCTTACTGGAAACAGGCTTTAGAGGTCCTCTACCAGCTCACCATGAAGGCGACGCTGGACGAGGAGATGATAGAAAAGGAAAAACCTATAGTAATTGAGGAGCTAAGGCGGGGTAAGGACAACCCTACGACAGTTCTGTGGGAAGAATTCGAGAAGCTCGTTTACAAAGTATCCCCCTACAGGTTTCCGATTATAGGCTTTGAGGAGACTATAAGGAAGTTCACGAGGGAAAAACTCCTGAAGTTTTACAAATCCTTCTACCAGCCTAGAAACATGGCTGTAGTCATAGTGGGAAAGGTTAATCCCAAGGAAGTGGAAGAAGAAGTTATGAAAACCTTTGGAAAGGAAGAAGGAAGACCAGTTCCCAAAGTTCAGATACCCACAGAACCCGAACAGATAGGTATAAGGTTTAAAAAACTCAAAGACCCCAGAATTGAAAAGGCTTACTGGATTATAGGCTGGAGGGTTCCAGCTATTGGAAAGACTGATTACAAAGGGCTTCTGGTTTTCAGTGAAATCCTCTGTGGAGGAAGGATTTCTGTATTCTACAGGGAGCTGAGGGAAAAGGGACTCGTTTACTCGTACTCCTGCGGAGACATGGGTAGACCTAGGGATAATATCTTCATTATAACGGCTACTTTCCCTCCCGAAAACTATGAAAAAGTCAAGAAGAGGGTGTTTGAACTTCTTAAGGAAACTTACGAGAACTTAACCGATGAGCAGGTGGAAGAGGCAAAGAGCAGGATAATAAACTCAAGGCTCTTTGAAGAGGAGAGAGTTGAAAACGATGCCTTTGATATAGGCTACTCCTACACTGTCGTGAGGGATCTGGACTTTTACAGGTTCTTTGATAAGAACCTGAGCAGGGTAAGAAGAGTGGACGTTATGAGGATATTCGAAAGGTACATAAAGGAGGATAAGTACTCGGAAATCCTTATGGTGCCTGAAGATGGAAATAAAGCCGAGTGA
- the rsfS gene encoding ribosome silencing factor — protein MEKLKLIKELLENKKAEDIVILDVSKLTNLADYFVIATANSTTHARALADYLEEELEKRGIEIDHIEGKDYGHWILIDLIDTIVHIFTPETREYYGLEWIWADAKKMEV, from the coding sequence ATGGAAAAGCTAAAGTTAATAAAGGAACTTCTTGAGAACAAAAAAGCGGAAGACATAGTAATACTTGACGTTTCCAAGCTCACCAACCTCGCGGATTATTTCGTTATAGCCACCGCAAACTCCACAACTCACGCAAGGGCTTTAGCGGATTACCTCGAAGAAGAACTCGAAAAGAGAGGCATAGAAATAGACCACATAGAAGGAAAGGATTATGGGCACTGGATATTAATAGACTTGATAGACACGATAGTCCACATATTCACGCCCGAAACTAGGGAGTACTATGGACTTGAGTGGATATGGGCGGACGCAAAGAAGATGGAAGTTTGA
- the bamD gene encoding outer membrane protein assembly factor BamD, which produces MGRTFRLLSALLLGLLLINACAPKSEARRAGYAKEFYEKGLSEYRKGDYGDAKSNFEKALNYLEHLTPEQIKKVKYLLVKSAYKDKDYVDAVVYAEDFLANYPGSKEAEEVFYILVDSLVKVAPDPYRDQTYTVEAIRKAKEFLAKYPDSRFTRKVEEVIEEANKKLAYHEYYIAKFYEEYGYPYNAAIRYREVLINFPEYFSEERLAYKYIKNLLLTPKQVKREREKLEDFIEEAKEKLEEVKSPEEKKAIENRIKFLEGEVKRWEKIKEEAFKEAERALQRYREVYGENAYYKELLKLMKKWKS; this is translated from the coding sequence ATGGGAAGAACGTTCCGACTACTTTCAGCTCTCCTACTCGGACTACTACTGATAAACGCCTGTGCCCCAAAATCGGAAGCAAGGAGGGCGGGATACGCAAAAGAATTCTACGAAAAGGGACTGAGTGAGTATAGGAAGGGAGATTACGGAGACGCCAAGAGTAACTTTGAAAAAGCCCTTAACTACCTGGAACACCTGACACCTGAACAGATCAAAAAGGTGAAGTACCTCCTCGTGAAATCAGCATACAAGGACAAGGATTACGTAGATGCGGTAGTTTACGCGGAAGATTTTCTGGCGAATTACCCGGGAAGTAAGGAAGCGGAAGAAGTATTTTACATACTCGTTGACAGTCTAGTAAAAGTAGCCCCAGACCCTTACAGGGATCAAACGTACACGGTTGAAGCTATAAGGAAGGCCAAGGAATTCCTCGCAAAGTATCCTGACAGCAGGTTCACGAGAAAGGTAGAAGAAGTAATTGAAGAGGCGAACAAAAAACTTGCCTACCACGAGTACTACATAGCGAAGTTTTACGAGGAGTACGGATACCCTTACAACGCAGCAATTAGGTACAGGGAAGTTCTCATAAACTTCCCCGAGTACTTTTCCGAAGAGAGGCTCGCCTACAAGTACATAAAAAATCTCCTCCTCACGCCAAAGCAGGTAAAAAGGGAAAGGGAAAAGCTGGAAGATTTCATAGAGGAGGCTAAAGAAAAACTTGAAGAGGTTAAAAGTCCTGAAGAGAAGAAAGCTATTGAAAACAGGATAAAGTTCCTCGAAGGAGAGGTAAAACGCTGGGAAAAGATTAAAGAGGAGGCCTTTAAGGAGGCAGAAAGGGCACTCCAGCGTTACAGGGAAGTTTACGGAGAAAACGCCTACTACAAGGAACTGCTAAAATTAATGAAAAAATGGAAAAGCTAA
- a CDS encoding Rne/Rng family ribonuclease: MLGDVEIFISASSFFAFTLVFLGTELKDFKVERRKEKYRTGAFLKGLVKKECPALDGFFLDVGLTKEALLQEKKNCKNLRIGDSVIVQLKRKERDLKGAKVTCKVSIPGKYIVYFPETKKLNFSKKLKGFAFTEDLKKILKEELNDREGVIIRASAISATKEQILKELQELRNKWESLKEKAKKVNKGILEEGQPQFIKTILDYWGFIKNIYVDNGDVWGEIVEFFGDSIKHKLRYVNTIDTLPGGITLNQLIDKLTSKTVWLKNGGFIVIEQTEALTSIDVNSGETCGKSLEETAYNVNLEALKEVAKQIKFRNLSGIIIVDLIDMKKEKTKESLLSEVKKIFEGEGLRIKIYGITKLGLLEMTKKWESESIYEVIGETCPHCQGKGFVKSKEFILHTLEKALEKTRGKKIVLKVHPSVAKTVEEFINEKNLKDWITIKEVWEERSDYFQLSYSDYY; encoded by the coding sequence GACTTCAAGGTAGAGAGGCGAAAGGAAAAGTACAGGACGGGGGCTTTTTTAAAGGGACTTGTGAAGAAGGAATGTCCCGCCCTTGACGGTTTCTTCCTTGACGTTGGACTTACAAAAGAAGCCCTCCTTCAGGAAAAGAAGAACTGCAAGAATTTGAGAATAGGAGACAGCGTGATCGTGCAGTTAAAGAGGAAGGAAAGGGATCTAAAAGGTGCAAAGGTAACCTGTAAGGTATCAATCCCCGGAAAGTACATCGTTTACTTCCCCGAGACGAAGAAACTCAACTTTTCAAAGAAACTCAAAGGCTTTGCCTTCACGGAGGATTTAAAAAAAATCCTGAAAGAAGAACTCAATGACAGAGAAGGCGTAATAATCAGGGCTTCAGCTATAAGCGCAACGAAGGAACAAATCTTAAAGGAACTTCAGGAACTCAGAAACAAGTGGGAAAGCTTGAAGGAAAAGGCTAAGAAAGTCAACAAGGGAATTCTGGAAGAGGGTCAGCCCCAGTTTATAAAAACTATTCTCGATTACTGGGGATTTATAAAGAACATTTACGTGGACAACGGAGACGTATGGGGAGAGATAGTAGAGTTTTTCGGAGACTCCATAAAGCACAAACTCAGGTACGTGAACACGATAGACACGCTTCCTGGAGGAATAACGTTAAATCAATTGATAGATAAACTCACTTCGAAAACCGTTTGGCTCAAGAACGGCGGTTTTATAGTGATAGAACAGACAGAAGCCTTAACGTCTATAGACGTAAACAGCGGGGAGACCTGCGGTAAGTCCCTTGAGGAAACGGCTTACAACGTGAATTTGGAAGCCTTAAAGGAGGTGGCAAAGCAGATTAAGTTCAGAAATCTCTCGGGGATAATAATAGTGGATCTCATAGATATGAAAAAGGAAAAGACAAAGGAATCTTTGCTTTCTGAAGTTAAGAAGATCTTTGAGGGAGAAGGTCTCAGGATAAAGATATACGGAATAACGAAGCTGGGACTTCTTGAGATGACGAAGAAGTGGGAATCCGAAAGCATATACGAAGTCATAGGGGAAACGTGTCCCCACTGTCAGGGCAAAGGCTTTGTGAAGAGTAAAGAGTTCATACTCCACACCTTGGAAAAGGCTCTTGAGAAGACCAGAGGCAAAAAGATAGTTCTTAAAGTACACCCGAGCGTAGCTAAAACCGTAGAAGAATTTATTAACGAGAAAAATTTGAAGGATTGGATTACCATAAAAGAGGTATGGGAAGAACGTTCCGACTACTTTCAGCTCTCCTACTCGGACTACTACTGA